From one Passer domesticus isolate bPasDom1 chromosome 15, bPasDom1.hap1, whole genome shotgun sequence genomic stretch:
- the OTOA gene encoding otoancorin isoform X2: MGEQGSTRPVLPLHSLLSSLHLGAELSPPAGPGRAEPRAEEPLPPALRAGARRLRGGAGPGPALRVPGWSRPAPAVPGRSRTPQRQYLFILKTPEEMSRLLKMCFLLISMNHAKITHSQNSEDLPPLLHKAAEEVIAGKYLNALLDILYFQSSNVWTADLLTKVMAYFHAQEVMFTLSSLQMSIKSYLKNLLYQPRQLLSELQQLDQQQFQTAMKYLFNSKKEHLEMGNIILDWGKTRERIFQSPGVNRTLFLVTLDKCFLALSALDCVDILSQVLRVSAVNYLQPDVIGSLPNLLLEDAFRNLSSLFKDLYDRTSASTQRALYGWMKQILQQSYNMSEFNESTSWVSAESLWILGRYMVHLPIEEILKISLNEIRLFISYDNATKQLDMVYDITPELAQALLERINLSGFDMRNTSTIYRLGLLVCFYDDLEQMDAAVARALLHQMIKCNQLRGFQAEVHELKSQLLNIAMQNQTLNDTLGSLSDAVVGLTSSQLESLSPEAVHNAVATLNQVSGWAKSQVMILSSKYLSYEKVLSFYNVSQMGALVTGIGTGSLHSMSPRELAQMIRGTTSQYLSDLSPAQQQGILRKIAASGDFSSSVKDIQGAFFKEVSLSGLWKQTGYNSTMLKEKELRSSQALYLYELLSKENYPVDLLSTGQLVKGVTCQLFESMDTDIFLNNFKFFEINLHLLSPYQVNCLAWKFWKVSNASIPPFLLLALPSEYLEYVTGPLCVPFLERVGKTGMDLLNPSLHKRDAVLQKVQECLNSSIADEYDVDLLGNLICHLPPAFLHGRMSLKAMAAALHQFKLCQQLSHEQKTEIKYKLFELYGSSNNWTAETTLDVGPFIVLLSKEELNILAEKFPGILLQIAKTIGPVSSAEELLSAVFESVSNSTGSVLPSLSTADCLGTRAPSSNEIIKLGEANVFWSVQELKCMDPGTFDKNVELLGGVSGFNSSQLTALKEKAKQVWGLLPDWRSYQIISLGRIALALTAQEITELDLRSIDAVSGLSQQTGWTLTQARAILQGFLDDSGQTISTLKSFDLVGLGAVLCALNSTEITSIRTAEFSAAVARIGLLFCSTPVLRQFKKMTESVFGAATSWNGSVLQEIGTIAGGLSEDELKAFDKSLMPYFQPSAVRHIPPEIFQALSPEQIANLGPENAAMVTGSQREHLDAAQLQSLGLALDGARSSSPGTQSTAGSPQQGQTPAPSGAPCLSGFGIWLCAVFTLHLPF, translated from the exons atgggggagcagggcagcacccGCCCTGTGCTTCCCCTGCACAGCTTGTTGAGCTCTCTTCACCTCGGGGcagagctgtcccctcctgccggCCCTGGGAGGGCCGAGCCCCGGGCGGAGGAGCCGCTCCCGCCCGCCCTGAGGGCCGGGGCGCGGAGGCTGCGGGGCGGCGCTGGGCCTGGCCCCGCTCTCAGGGTCCCTGGCTGGAGCCGCCCAGCTCCCGCAGTGCCGGGGAGGAGCCGCACACCGCAGAGGCAG TATCTTTTTATTCTAAAAACACCAGAAGAAATGTCCAGACTTTTGAAGATGTGTTTCTTGTTGATATCAATGAATCATGCCAAGATTACTCACAGTCAGAACTCTGAAG ATTTGCCTCCATTGTTACACAAAGCTGCG GAGGAAGTAATAGCTGGGAAATATCTGAATG CCCTCCTAGATATACTTTATTTTCAAAG CTCTAATGTCTGGACAGCAGATCTTCTTACAAAAGTCATGGCCTATTTTCATGCTCAGGAAGTTATGTTTACTCTTAGCAGTCTACAG ATGTCCATAAAAAGTTACCTGAAGAACCTTTTATACCAGCCCAGGCAACTGCTGTCTGAATTGCAACAGCTTGATCAGCAGCAGTTCCAAACTGCGATGAAGTACCTCTTCAACAGCAAAAAGGAGCATCTT GAAATGGGAAATATTATTCTTGACTGGGGCAAGACTAGAGAGAGAATTTTTCAAAGCCCAGGAGTAAACAGGACCTTGTTCCTTGTAACTCTGGATAAATGCTTCCTGGCTCTGAGTGCCCTGGACTGTGTGGATATCCTGAGTCAGGTTCTGCGTGTGTCAGCAGTGAACTATCTCCAACCTGATGTCATTGGGAGTCTCCCAAACCTTCTGCTGGAGGATGCTTTCAGAAACTT ATCATCATTGTTCAAGGACCTCTATGACAGAACCTCAGCAAGCACTCAGAGAGCTCTCTATGGCTGGATGAAGCAGATTCTACAGCAATCTTACAACATGAGTG AGTTCAATGAATCAACTTCTTGGGTCAGTGCAGAAAGCTTATGGATTTTGGGAAGATACATGGTCCATCTCCCAATagaagaaattctgaaaattagtCTTAATGAA ATCAGACTGTTCATTAGCTACGACAACGCAACAAAGCAGCTGGACATGGTGTATGATATCACACCAGAGCTTGCACAGGCCCTCCTGGAAAGGATAAACTTGTCAGGATTTGATATGAGGAACACTTCAACTATCTACAG GctgggtttgttggtttgtttttatgatgacCTGGAACAGATGGATGCAGCTGTGGCCCGGGCTCTACTTCATCAAATGATTAAATGCAATCAGCTGAGAGGTTTCCAGGCCGAGGTTCATGAG CTCAAATCTCAGCTCCTGAACATTGCCATGCAAAACCAGACATTGAATGATACCCTTGGATCTCTATCAGATGCTGTGGTTGGACTAACTTCAAGTCAGCTGGAATCTCTGTCACCTGAAGCAGTGCATAATGCTGTTGCAACATTAAACCAAGTCTCTGGGTGGGCAAAGAGCCAAGTTATGATTTTATCCAGTAAATATCTCTCTTATGAAAAG GTTTTATCATTTTACAACGTGAGCCAAATGGGTGCCTTGGTGACAGGAATTGGCACTGGGTCACTGCACAGCATGAGCCCCAGGGAGCTGGCTCAGATGATTCGAGGCACAACATCCCAGTACTTGTCTGACTTATCTCCTGCACAGCAACAGGGCATCCTCAGGAAG ATTGCTGCATCTGGAGATTTTTCTTCATCAGTCAAAGATATACAAGGAGCTTTCTTTAAAGAAGTCTCTCTTTCTGGTTTATGGAAGCAAACTGGCTATAATTCCACaatgctgaaagaaaaagaactaaGAAGCAGCCAG GCTTTGTATCTGTATGAGTTACTGTCCAAGGAAAACTATCCTGTTGACCTTCTAAG CACAGGACAGCTTGTGAAAGGAGTAACTTGTCAACTCTTTGAAAGTATGGACACAGacatatttttaaacaattttaaattCTTTGAAATTAATCTTCATCTGCTTTCTCCATATCag GTTAATTGTTTGGCTTGGAAATTTTGGAAAGTCTCCAATGCATCCATTCCTCCCTTCCTCTTACTGGCACTTCC TTCTGAGTACCTGGAGTACGTTACAGGCCCTTTGTGTGTCCCTTTCCTTGAACGTGTGGGGAAGACTGGAATGGACCTTCTGAACCCAAGCCTTCACAAAAGGGATGCTGTCCTGCAAAAAGTGCAGGAGTGCTTG AACAGCTCCATTGCTGATGAATATGATGTTGACCTCCTTGGAAATCTAATCTGCCACTTACCTCCAGCCTTTCTACATGGCAGAATGTCCCTGAAGGCAATGGCAGCAGCCCTACATCAATTCAAACTTTGCCAACAGCTCAGCCACGAGCAGAAGACTGAAATTAAATACAAACTCTTCGAGTTATATGG cTCCTCAAACAACTGGACAGCAGAAACAACATTAGATGTTGGACCATTCATAGTTCTGCTGTCAAAAGAGGAATTAAACATCCTTGCTGAAAAG TTCCCAGGTATCCTTTTACAAATAGCAAAGACAATTGGACCAGTTTCTTCAGCTGAAGAGCTTCTGTCAGCTGTGTTTGAGTCAGTCTCCAACAGCACTGGCAGCGTCCTCCCATCTCTCAGCACAGCTG ATTGCCTGGGAACCAGAGCTCCTTCTTCCAATGAAATCATTAAATTAGGAGAAGCAAATGTCTTTTGGTCAGTTCAGGAACTGAAATGCATGGATCCAGGGACTTTTGACAAAAATGTGGAACTTCTTGGGGGTGTCTCAGGTTTTAACAGCTCCCAGCTGACTGCCTTGAAGGAAAAAGCCAAGCAG GTTTGGGGGTTGCTGCCAGACTGGAGGAGTTACCAAATCATCTCCCTGGGCCGCATTGCTCTGGCACTCACTGCACAGGAAATCACAGAGCTGGACCTGCGCTCCATCGACGCCGTTTCTGGTCTTAGTCAGCAAACAGGGTGGACTCTTACCCAG GCAAGAGCTATTTTGCAAGGTTTTCTGGATGACTCTGGCCAGACCATCAGCACATTAAAAAGTTTTGATTTAGTTGGATTAGGAGCTGTTCTCTGTGCTTTGAACTCCACAGAAATCACATCCATAAGGACTGCTGAATTCAG TGCTGCAGTTGCAAGAATTGGCCTGTTGTTTTGTAGCACCCCTGTTCTGAGACAGTTTAAGAAGATGACAGAATCTGTGTTTGGTGCTGCTACCAGCTGGAATGGCTCTGTTTTACAGGAAATTGGTACTATAGCAG GTGGTTTGAGTGAGGATGAATTAAAAGCTTTTGATAAAAGCTTGATGCCATATTTCCAGCCATCAGCAGTAAGACATATACCTCCTGAAATTTTCCAA GCATTGTCCCCAGAGCAAATAGCAAACCTGGGCCCCGAGAACGCCGCCA
- the OTOA gene encoding otoancorin isoform X3: protein MSRLLKMCFLLISMNHAKITHSQNSEDLPPLLHKAAEEVIAGKYLNALLDILYFQSSNVWTADLLTKVMAYFHAQEVMFTLSSLQMSIKSYLKNLLYQPRQLLSELQQLDQQQFQTAMKYLFNSKKEHLEMGNIILDWGKTRERIFQSPGVNRTLFLVTLDKCFLALSALDCVDILSQVLRVSAVNYLQPDVIGSLPNLLLEDAFRNLSSLFKDLYDRTSASTQRALYGWMKQILQQSYNMSEFNESTSWVSAESLWILGRYMVHLPIEEILKISLNEIRLFISYDNATKQLDMVYDITPELAQALLERINLSGFDMRNTSTIYRLGLLVCFYDDLEQMDAAVARALLHQMIKCNQLRGFQAEVHELKSQLLNIAMQNQTLNDTLGSLSDAVVGLTSSQLESLSPEAVHNAVATLNQVSGWAKSQVMILSSKYLSYEKVLSFYNVSQMGALVTGIGTGSLHSMSPRELAQMIRGTTSQYLSDLSPAQQQGILRKIAASGDFSSSVKDIQGAFFKEVSLSGLWKQTGYNSTMLKEKELRSSQALYLYELLSKENYPVDLLSTGQLVKGVTCQLFESMDTDIFLNNFKFFEINLHLLSPYQVNCLAWKFWKVSNASIPPFLLLALPSEYLEYVTGPLCVPFLERVGKTGMDLLNPSLHKRDAVLQKVQECLNSSIADEYDVDLLGNLICHLPPAFLHGRMSLKAMAAALHQFKLCQQLSHEQKTEIKYKLFELYGSSNNWTAETTLDVGPFIVLLSKEELNILAEKFPGILLQIAKTIGPVSSAEELLSAVFESVSNSTGSVLPSLSTADCLGTRAPSSNEIIKLGEANVFWSVQELKCMDPGTFDKNVELLGGVSGFNSSQLTALKEKAKQVWGLLPDWRSYQIISLGRIALALTAQEITELDLRSIDAVSGLSQQTGWTLTQARAILQGFLDDSGQTISTLKSFDLVGLGAVLCALNSTEITSIRTAEFSAAVARIGLLFCSTPVLRQFKKMTESVFGAATSWNGSVLQEIGTIAGGLSEDELKAFDKSLMPYFQPSAVRHIPPEIFQALSPEQIANLGPENAAMVTGSQREHLDAAQLQSLGLALDGARSSSPGTQSTAGSPQQGQTPAPSGAPCLSGFGIWLCAVFTLHLPF, encoded by the exons ATGTCCAGACTTTTGAAGATGTGTTTCTTGTTGATATCAATGAATCATGCCAAGATTACTCACAGTCAGAACTCTGAAG ATTTGCCTCCATTGTTACACAAAGCTGCG GAGGAAGTAATAGCTGGGAAATATCTGAATG CCCTCCTAGATATACTTTATTTTCAAAG CTCTAATGTCTGGACAGCAGATCTTCTTACAAAAGTCATGGCCTATTTTCATGCTCAGGAAGTTATGTTTACTCTTAGCAGTCTACAG ATGTCCATAAAAAGTTACCTGAAGAACCTTTTATACCAGCCCAGGCAACTGCTGTCTGAATTGCAACAGCTTGATCAGCAGCAGTTCCAAACTGCGATGAAGTACCTCTTCAACAGCAAAAAGGAGCATCTT GAAATGGGAAATATTATTCTTGACTGGGGCAAGACTAGAGAGAGAATTTTTCAAAGCCCAGGAGTAAACAGGACCTTGTTCCTTGTAACTCTGGATAAATGCTTCCTGGCTCTGAGTGCCCTGGACTGTGTGGATATCCTGAGTCAGGTTCTGCGTGTGTCAGCAGTGAACTATCTCCAACCTGATGTCATTGGGAGTCTCCCAAACCTTCTGCTGGAGGATGCTTTCAGAAACTT ATCATCATTGTTCAAGGACCTCTATGACAGAACCTCAGCAAGCACTCAGAGAGCTCTCTATGGCTGGATGAAGCAGATTCTACAGCAATCTTACAACATGAGTG AGTTCAATGAATCAACTTCTTGGGTCAGTGCAGAAAGCTTATGGATTTTGGGAAGATACATGGTCCATCTCCCAATagaagaaattctgaaaattagtCTTAATGAA ATCAGACTGTTCATTAGCTACGACAACGCAACAAAGCAGCTGGACATGGTGTATGATATCACACCAGAGCTTGCACAGGCCCTCCTGGAAAGGATAAACTTGTCAGGATTTGATATGAGGAACACTTCAACTATCTACAG GctgggtttgttggtttgtttttatgatgacCTGGAACAGATGGATGCAGCTGTGGCCCGGGCTCTACTTCATCAAATGATTAAATGCAATCAGCTGAGAGGTTTCCAGGCCGAGGTTCATGAG CTCAAATCTCAGCTCCTGAACATTGCCATGCAAAACCAGACATTGAATGATACCCTTGGATCTCTATCAGATGCTGTGGTTGGACTAACTTCAAGTCAGCTGGAATCTCTGTCACCTGAAGCAGTGCATAATGCTGTTGCAACATTAAACCAAGTCTCTGGGTGGGCAAAGAGCCAAGTTATGATTTTATCCAGTAAATATCTCTCTTATGAAAAG GTTTTATCATTTTACAACGTGAGCCAAATGGGTGCCTTGGTGACAGGAATTGGCACTGGGTCACTGCACAGCATGAGCCCCAGGGAGCTGGCTCAGATGATTCGAGGCACAACATCCCAGTACTTGTCTGACTTATCTCCTGCACAGCAACAGGGCATCCTCAGGAAG ATTGCTGCATCTGGAGATTTTTCTTCATCAGTCAAAGATATACAAGGAGCTTTCTTTAAAGAAGTCTCTCTTTCTGGTTTATGGAAGCAAACTGGCTATAATTCCACaatgctgaaagaaaaagaactaaGAAGCAGCCAG GCTTTGTATCTGTATGAGTTACTGTCCAAGGAAAACTATCCTGTTGACCTTCTAAG CACAGGACAGCTTGTGAAAGGAGTAACTTGTCAACTCTTTGAAAGTATGGACACAGacatatttttaaacaattttaaattCTTTGAAATTAATCTTCATCTGCTTTCTCCATATCag GTTAATTGTTTGGCTTGGAAATTTTGGAAAGTCTCCAATGCATCCATTCCTCCCTTCCTCTTACTGGCACTTCC TTCTGAGTACCTGGAGTACGTTACAGGCCCTTTGTGTGTCCCTTTCCTTGAACGTGTGGGGAAGACTGGAATGGACCTTCTGAACCCAAGCCTTCACAAAAGGGATGCTGTCCTGCAAAAAGTGCAGGAGTGCTTG AACAGCTCCATTGCTGATGAATATGATGTTGACCTCCTTGGAAATCTAATCTGCCACTTACCTCCAGCCTTTCTACATGGCAGAATGTCCCTGAAGGCAATGGCAGCAGCCCTACATCAATTCAAACTTTGCCAACAGCTCAGCCACGAGCAGAAGACTGAAATTAAATACAAACTCTTCGAGTTATATGG cTCCTCAAACAACTGGACAGCAGAAACAACATTAGATGTTGGACCATTCATAGTTCTGCTGTCAAAAGAGGAATTAAACATCCTTGCTGAAAAG TTCCCAGGTATCCTTTTACAAATAGCAAAGACAATTGGACCAGTTTCTTCAGCTGAAGAGCTTCTGTCAGCTGTGTTTGAGTCAGTCTCCAACAGCACTGGCAGCGTCCTCCCATCTCTCAGCACAGCTG ATTGCCTGGGAACCAGAGCTCCTTCTTCCAATGAAATCATTAAATTAGGAGAAGCAAATGTCTTTTGGTCAGTTCAGGAACTGAAATGCATGGATCCAGGGACTTTTGACAAAAATGTGGAACTTCTTGGGGGTGTCTCAGGTTTTAACAGCTCCCAGCTGACTGCCTTGAAGGAAAAAGCCAAGCAG GTTTGGGGGTTGCTGCCAGACTGGAGGAGTTACCAAATCATCTCCCTGGGCCGCATTGCTCTGGCACTCACTGCACAGGAAATCACAGAGCTGGACCTGCGCTCCATCGACGCCGTTTCTGGTCTTAGTCAGCAAACAGGGTGGACTCTTACCCAG GCAAGAGCTATTTTGCAAGGTTTTCTGGATGACTCTGGCCAGACCATCAGCACATTAAAAAGTTTTGATTTAGTTGGATTAGGAGCTGTTCTCTGTGCTTTGAACTCCACAGAAATCACATCCATAAGGACTGCTGAATTCAG TGCTGCAGTTGCAAGAATTGGCCTGTTGTTTTGTAGCACCCCTGTTCTGAGACAGTTTAAGAAGATGACAGAATCTGTGTTTGGTGCTGCTACCAGCTGGAATGGCTCTGTTTTACAGGAAATTGGTACTATAGCAG GTGGTTTGAGTGAGGATGAATTAAAAGCTTTTGATAAAAGCTTGATGCCATATTTCCAGCCATCAGCAGTAAGACATATACCTCCTGAAATTTTCCAA GCATTGTCCCCAGAGCAAATAGCAAACCTGGGCCCCGAGAACGCCGCCA
- the OTOA gene encoding otoancorin isoform X1, producing MPSKGTSVAIAMSKFVTPGFGNPALSCCGCQCPSKLHSELSLMCRVLPCGVAELFCSVLSGWAGCVALLENDAVQALDLGRNFQSKVGTASSSKPQPPFAERSQYLFILKTPEEMSRLLKMCFLLISMNHAKITHSQNSEDLPPLLHKAAEEVIAGKYLNALLDILYFQSSNVWTADLLTKVMAYFHAQEVMFTLSSLQMSIKSYLKNLLYQPRQLLSELQQLDQQQFQTAMKYLFNSKKEHLEMGNIILDWGKTRERIFQSPGVNRTLFLVTLDKCFLALSALDCVDILSQVLRVSAVNYLQPDVIGSLPNLLLEDAFRNLSSLFKDLYDRTSASTQRALYGWMKQILQQSYNMSEFNESTSWVSAESLWILGRYMVHLPIEEILKISLNEIRLFISYDNATKQLDMVYDITPELAQALLERINLSGFDMRNTSTIYRLGLLVCFYDDLEQMDAAVARALLHQMIKCNQLRGFQAEVHELKSQLLNIAMQNQTLNDTLGSLSDAVVGLTSSQLESLSPEAVHNAVATLNQVSGWAKSQVMILSSKYLSYEKVLSFYNVSQMGALVTGIGTGSLHSMSPRELAQMIRGTTSQYLSDLSPAQQQGILRKIAASGDFSSSVKDIQGAFFKEVSLSGLWKQTGYNSTMLKEKELRSSQALYLYELLSKENYPVDLLSTGQLVKGVTCQLFESMDTDIFLNNFKFFEINLHLLSPYQVNCLAWKFWKVSNASIPPFLLLALPSEYLEYVTGPLCVPFLERVGKTGMDLLNPSLHKRDAVLQKVQECLNSSIADEYDVDLLGNLICHLPPAFLHGRMSLKAMAAALHQFKLCQQLSHEQKTEIKYKLFELYGSSNNWTAETTLDVGPFIVLLSKEELNILAEKFPGILLQIAKTIGPVSSAEELLSAVFESVSNSTGSVLPSLSTADCLGTRAPSSNEIIKLGEANVFWSVQELKCMDPGTFDKNVELLGGVSGFNSSQLTALKEKAKQVWGLLPDWRSYQIISLGRIALALTAQEITELDLRSIDAVSGLSQQTGWTLTQARAILQGFLDDSGQTISTLKSFDLVGLGAVLCALNSTEITSIRTAEFSAAVARIGLLFCSTPVLRQFKKMTESVFGAATSWNGSVLQEIGTIAGGLSEDELKAFDKSLMPYFQPSAVRHIPPEIFQALSPEQIANLGPENAAMVTGSQREHLDAAQLQSLGLALDGARSSSPGTQSTAGSPQQGQTPAPSGAPCLSGFGIWLCAVFTLHLPF from the exons ATGCCATCTAAGGGAACAAGTGTTGCAATTGCAATGTCCAAATTCGTTACTCCCGGGTTTGGGAATCCTGCCTTGtcctgctgtgggtgccagTGTCCATCCAAGCTGCACTCGGAGCTCTCACTGATGTGCAGAGTTTTGCCCTGTGGAGTGGCTGAactgttctgttctgttctgtcAGGGTGGGCTGGGTGTGTTGCACTGCTGGAAAACGATGCTGTGCAAGCACTCGATTTAGGCAGAAACTTTCAAAGCAAAGTTGGAACAGCTTCATCCTCAAAACCACAGCCTCCTTTTGCCGAGCGATCCCAG TATCTTTTTATTCTAAAAACACCAGAAGAAATGTCCAGACTTTTGAAGATGTGTTTCTTGTTGATATCAATGAATCATGCCAAGATTACTCACAGTCAGAACTCTGAAG ATTTGCCTCCATTGTTACACAAAGCTGCG GAGGAAGTAATAGCTGGGAAATATCTGAATG CCCTCCTAGATATACTTTATTTTCAAAG CTCTAATGTCTGGACAGCAGATCTTCTTACAAAAGTCATGGCCTATTTTCATGCTCAGGAAGTTATGTTTACTCTTAGCAGTCTACAG ATGTCCATAAAAAGTTACCTGAAGAACCTTTTATACCAGCCCAGGCAACTGCTGTCTGAATTGCAACAGCTTGATCAGCAGCAGTTCCAAACTGCGATGAAGTACCTCTTCAACAGCAAAAAGGAGCATCTT GAAATGGGAAATATTATTCTTGACTGGGGCAAGACTAGAGAGAGAATTTTTCAAAGCCCAGGAGTAAACAGGACCTTGTTCCTTGTAACTCTGGATAAATGCTTCCTGGCTCTGAGTGCCCTGGACTGTGTGGATATCCTGAGTCAGGTTCTGCGTGTGTCAGCAGTGAACTATCTCCAACCTGATGTCATTGGGAGTCTCCCAAACCTTCTGCTGGAGGATGCTTTCAGAAACTT ATCATCATTGTTCAAGGACCTCTATGACAGAACCTCAGCAAGCACTCAGAGAGCTCTCTATGGCTGGATGAAGCAGATTCTACAGCAATCTTACAACATGAGTG AGTTCAATGAATCAACTTCTTGGGTCAGTGCAGAAAGCTTATGGATTTTGGGAAGATACATGGTCCATCTCCCAATagaagaaattctgaaaattagtCTTAATGAA ATCAGACTGTTCATTAGCTACGACAACGCAACAAAGCAGCTGGACATGGTGTATGATATCACACCAGAGCTTGCACAGGCCCTCCTGGAAAGGATAAACTTGTCAGGATTTGATATGAGGAACACTTCAACTATCTACAG GctgggtttgttggtttgtttttatgatgacCTGGAACAGATGGATGCAGCTGTGGCCCGGGCTCTACTTCATCAAATGATTAAATGCAATCAGCTGAGAGGTTTCCAGGCCGAGGTTCATGAG CTCAAATCTCAGCTCCTGAACATTGCCATGCAAAACCAGACATTGAATGATACCCTTGGATCTCTATCAGATGCTGTGGTTGGACTAACTTCAAGTCAGCTGGAATCTCTGTCACCTGAAGCAGTGCATAATGCTGTTGCAACATTAAACCAAGTCTCTGGGTGGGCAAAGAGCCAAGTTATGATTTTATCCAGTAAATATCTCTCTTATGAAAAG GTTTTATCATTTTACAACGTGAGCCAAATGGGTGCCTTGGTGACAGGAATTGGCACTGGGTCACTGCACAGCATGAGCCCCAGGGAGCTGGCTCAGATGATTCGAGGCACAACATCCCAGTACTTGTCTGACTTATCTCCTGCACAGCAACAGGGCATCCTCAGGAAG ATTGCTGCATCTGGAGATTTTTCTTCATCAGTCAAAGATATACAAGGAGCTTTCTTTAAAGAAGTCTCTCTTTCTGGTTTATGGAAGCAAACTGGCTATAATTCCACaatgctgaaagaaaaagaactaaGAAGCAGCCAG GCTTTGTATCTGTATGAGTTACTGTCCAAGGAAAACTATCCTGTTGACCTTCTAAG CACAGGACAGCTTGTGAAAGGAGTAACTTGTCAACTCTTTGAAAGTATGGACACAGacatatttttaaacaattttaaattCTTTGAAATTAATCTTCATCTGCTTTCTCCATATCag GTTAATTGTTTGGCTTGGAAATTTTGGAAAGTCTCCAATGCATCCATTCCTCCCTTCCTCTTACTGGCACTTCC TTCTGAGTACCTGGAGTACGTTACAGGCCCTTTGTGTGTCCCTTTCCTTGAACGTGTGGGGAAGACTGGAATGGACCTTCTGAACCCAAGCCTTCACAAAAGGGATGCTGTCCTGCAAAAAGTGCAGGAGTGCTTG AACAGCTCCATTGCTGATGAATATGATGTTGACCTCCTTGGAAATCTAATCTGCCACTTACCTCCAGCCTTTCTACATGGCAGAATGTCCCTGAAGGCAATGGCAGCAGCCCTACATCAATTCAAACTTTGCCAACAGCTCAGCCACGAGCAGAAGACTGAAATTAAATACAAACTCTTCGAGTTATATGG cTCCTCAAACAACTGGACAGCAGAAACAACATTAGATGTTGGACCATTCATAGTTCTGCTGTCAAAAGAGGAATTAAACATCCTTGCTGAAAAG TTCCCAGGTATCCTTTTACAAATAGCAAAGACAATTGGACCAGTTTCTTCAGCTGAAGAGCTTCTGTCAGCTGTGTTTGAGTCAGTCTCCAACAGCACTGGCAGCGTCCTCCCATCTCTCAGCACAGCTG ATTGCCTGGGAACCAGAGCTCCTTCTTCCAATGAAATCATTAAATTAGGAGAAGCAAATGTCTTTTGGTCAGTTCAGGAACTGAAATGCATGGATCCAGGGACTTTTGACAAAAATGTGGAACTTCTTGGGGGTGTCTCAGGTTTTAACAGCTCCCAGCTGACTGCCTTGAAGGAAAAAGCCAAGCAG GTTTGGGGGTTGCTGCCAGACTGGAGGAGTTACCAAATCATCTCCCTGGGCCGCATTGCTCTGGCACTCACTGCACAGGAAATCACAGAGCTGGACCTGCGCTCCATCGACGCCGTTTCTGGTCTTAGTCAGCAAACAGGGTGGACTCTTACCCAG GCAAGAGCTATTTTGCAAGGTTTTCTGGATGACTCTGGCCAGACCATCAGCACATTAAAAAGTTTTGATTTAGTTGGATTAGGAGCTGTTCTCTGTGCTTTGAACTCCACAGAAATCACATCCATAAGGACTGCTGAATTCAG TGCTGCAGTTGCAAGAATTGGCCTGTTGTTTTGTAGCACCCCTGTTCTGAGACAGTTTAAGAAGATGACAGAATCTGTGTTTGGTGCTGCTACCAGCTGGAATGGCTCTGTTTTACAGGAAATTGGTACTATAGCAG GTGGTTTGAGTGAGGATGAATTAAAAGCTTTTGATAAAAGCTTGATGCCATATTTCCAGCCATCAGCAGTAAGACATATACCTCCTGAAATTTTCCAA GCATTGTCCCCAGAGCAAATAGCAAACCTGGGCCCCGAGAACGCCGCCA